The Chroicocephalus ridibundus chromosome Z, bChrRid1.1, whole genome shotgun sequence sequence ACCAGCACACATCGGCGGCTGGCCTCCAAACTGCAAAGTGGGTTGCCTCTGTAAAATCCAAAGGAGACGGCAGTCACAGGCCAGAGGGTTGTTGTTAATGCAGAGGACCTCAAGGCTTTTGGGGGAGTGGAATACATTCTCTTCTAGGGTTTCTAGCAGGTTTTGGGACACATTAAGCACGCGTAAGAATCGGAGCCCTTGGAAAGCATGTGGTTCAATGGTACGTAGCTGGGCCCCCACCATGTGGAGTTCCTGCAGGCGCACTAAATCTGAAAGCATGCCTGCTTCAATGGTGCTGATAGGGTTGTAAGAGAGGTTTAGATGTGTCAGGTAAACCAGATGTTTAAAAGCAGAGTAAGGTACTGCAGACAGGTTGGTGTTGGTGATGGAGAGAGAAGTAAGGTTGAGACCATACAGACTGTTGGCAGGCAGCATGTCCAGGAGGGGCCAGGCATCTATCTCTAGGTCTTTCAGGCGAAACAGTCTTTTAAAGGCATACGCAGGCAAAGCATTAATGTTGAGCTGTTTCAGATGGAGACTGATGAGGTTGTGGAGGTGAGAAAGAGCTTCTGTTGGTACAGCTGTGAGGTTGCATCTTTCCAGGGTGAGCTGCTCCAGGCTAAGCAGTCCGCTAAAAGCCCTGTGTGATATATAAACCAAATCATTGTCCCCAACCTCCAGGGACTTTAGGTTATGCAGATCTTGGAACATGTAGTCCAGCAAAATGACAATCTTATTTTCACTTATATCAAGTTTTGTTAAGTTTGACAACCCAGTGAACACCCCAAGGGGAACCAGCTTCAGACGATTTCCTTTCAGCCTCAGGGAGCGCAAGTTGAAGAGATTGTTAAAGGCTCCAGGCTCCACATTGGCAACTATATTGTCACTGAGGTCAATCTCCTCCAGCAAAGGGTATGATGTGAATTCCTCAGGGTTGACGCTCTTCAACCGGTTCTTGCTGAGGTCCAAGATTTTGGTCTCAATGGGAATGCCCTCTGGGATGGACATCAGACGCCTTCGGTGACAGCTGACGGACTTGTTCTGTGCTGAGCATTCACAGCGGGCCGGGCAGCCTATGGTGGGGCCCATGAAGACTAGCAGCACAGCCAGACCCAGGAATGGCTGCCAGCATGATACAGCTGTGTGACGCATGACTCCACTGATCCAGTCTAACCCTCCGTCACGGGCCTGTGGGGATAAGGATGGAAAAGAGGATAAGATAAGTCTTTAGAAAAAGATCTCTGCCAATTTTACAGTACCATTTCAAAGCAGGCACATGTGTTTGCAtttgaaacaatacaaaaaaacctATTGCAAAtggcaaaaccaacaaaaaaacagattttccttcATTATCATTGGGTTTGTCGAAGGATCTCTTTATCCAGCATTTTCCTTCCAGACTTCAGAGGAGACAAAACAACTTTTCCTACTGCAAACAGTAAAGGAGGTtaggttttattcttttcttactCTCAGCAGGTCTCCTCAAGACAGTGCTATAACTAATACAGAGATAAACACCATACATTCTGCAAATAGGACTAATCACATTTGTGATAAGTTTACAGCATTGCACCTCTGTGAGGTAATATGAAACTAGGCTTTTGTCTTATTCATGTCAGTGTTTTAAAGCAAACCTTAATGATGCATTATCTTCAAGAAAAGGAGCTCCTTGACAATGAAAAGATCCCTTTTAACATTTATTGCACACATTACAGGTATAAATAGATGGAGCTTGTTCGCTCATACACATACACAATGTCTCAGATGAGGAAGGAAGAACTGGTGCGTCTCTGATTAGAATTTGTATTAAGGACAAATTGATTCTTTGCTTTTACTGCACAGAGAGATTTTATGTGATTTTTGGAACCGAAGACCTGAGAAGTGTCTACAGAACACATCTTTGTACTTCCAAGATACGTAAACTAGCTCTGAGGGAGAGAAAACCAAGATAAGATGAGCAGACTGTATTTAAGCAGCACAATGTCCAAAGAAGCACAACAAATTATGTGGAAATCACAGTTAGTAAGAGATTTATTCATTCCTGCCTTCAGGTTAAAACTAAGGAAAGTAGAAGACAAGATAACCTCTATTAAATCAACTACCTGTCTCCAAAGGCTGTACTTTATAGGTTTAGTCACCAAAGGCAAGAGACTTTTTCAAGGGTTGCTACAAAACGAAGATACTCAATAACCCatttcaaaagaagaagaaaaaaaataaataataatgttgGTGCTCATCAAAGGTAGGTGTGTATGAGACACTTGCAAAGTAAGGTACGCTGCAAGCAAGGACTATGGAAGGCCTTTAATCTCTGTGGTACAGCCAACTTGATGCCAAGTGGTAGTATTGGGAGTCGGGCTTCGTAACAGTAATAAACCTGACAAGGTGCCTCAAGCTTTGTGAGACCTTATTATGGGTTATTTTGGGCTTCATTTTAGTTGTACTTGTAAAATTATTTACATAGCTCCTGCTTGTAACTTCCTCTCAGGTCTGGATAGATGACTATTGTCCAGCTGGTGCTACTCATAATGGCAAAATTACCCAATGGGCAGGCATTCATTGCCTGACCTGTGTCTTTGGGCTTTGAGAGTCATGTGGCTAGTGCTTAAGAAGTTTTCAACTTAAATTTGAGTCAAGTTTTGTTCATCTGTGCTCAGTCATGTGGATTGCATCGTAAAAGAAATCCTCCCATACGCACAGAAGGattcatagatttaaaaaaatatggcatAACTAAATTTAAGATCCCATCAGATaggtttttttttagcaaataagCTGTTTGAAGCACATAAAACCAGTATTGAGTAAAGTCCAGACTGACGAAGAAGAAAATCCCACGAGTAACTGTGCTGCAACAACACTGTGCTCCCCTGGCAAACAGCTTGGGATGTGAAAACTCACCAAATGGTTCTGCCTGAGAGAGGAGGGTTGCCTTCTTAGGCTATGGATGATCAGAAGGGTGGGATTCAACGTgcaagaaaaagagcagataCTTGGATCTACTGATCTTATTGTATCATTAACAATTCTCAACAGAAACTGTGCGGTTTGGATTGTAAGCTTTAGCTTTATTGTAACTGGACTAAGTAAATAAACAGTCGTTATGCTTTGACCGTTAAAAATTTAATTGGGTGAACAAAAAAATTCTCCTGGAGGTGCATATAAATTGTGCTCTTTGACCATAAATGCATGGTACACATATTACTCCTCTCATAACTCTGTGGAAGAATCTCACTCTTGACTGATGTGGCTGCTTCTTTCCACTCTGACACTTCTATGCAGAGACTAATAATAGGAGACAAATTACACGCTGGATTTGCGATGCAGTCTGGGGACCTGGATGAAGACTATTCTTTATTATACTACCTATAAAAGCACATTTCGACTTTGTCCTAGAAGGACAACCTGCTGAGTTTCATTTAGTTTCCCCCTTAAGTTGTAGTTTTGCAAGTTAAGTATTGCTAGTTATGTCCAGCTGTGACAAAGGTTTTCAGAGATAAACTTCACTTCATTAGGCACTAAGTTAAAACTGGAAGTGTATAGCGGTCTGTGAGTTAGGTGTTTGCAATGAGTTCAGATCAAAGGGGCTTTTGGGTGCTCTGATCATTACTTTCAGAGCTCAGTCTGTGAGGTTAGCGCTTTCATACTGATACTTCTAGCACGCAGGGAATTAATTTCCTACCTTATTCACCTAATGTATGAAGCACAAAGTAAACAGGTTCAGTGGAAGAGAGGCACCCCTGGTGTGCTCATTTTAGATAGCAaaaatatgaaatgctttttgcagCTATCCAAGCCACCTGGTAACTAGAACTTCTGAGGAGTATAAAGTAGAAGATGGACAGTATAGAAGATGATAAAAGGATTTTTTGACCTTGCCTGGAATAAAGAAAAGTAGTGTTAATAAAGCACTTCAAACAGTAACAGTTGCCTTCCAGAAGAGCATGTGCACACAAATGAAGACGGATATGCATTTACCTATaagagtgtgtgcatgtgtgtgtatgcgcTTGAGGGCAAGCAAAGttcagaactgcattttaaattggAGTAAATTACACAtcaataaggaaaaataataaattacattaaatcatAAGTCAGAAAAACAAAGATTACATGGATCAACAAGTACAGATTAGAAGAtaacataaattaaattaattatttcaatttaCATTGACCCAGATGATACTATTATGGTTTCTGCTAATCACAACTGTGACTACACCCTTAGCTTTGAACTGCTTTGTGCAAAAGAGACTTTATCTTTATTATACAAAAATTATTACCTTACCTCATTGTACAAATAATGAACAAAAGGTAAAAATGTCTGGGGAAAGAAATAATGGGCAACTTCAATATTCCTGACTCTTTGCGGGACAAAGTGAACTTTGGGAGAAACTTACAGTGAACTTTGACCAGCTACTGCTTATGGTCCAGTCCCAGACCAGAATTTAATGAACGCGAAGTGGTACTTTCAGGACAAGTCTGGTAAGATCACTAGCAGGGCCTCCCTTGGGCCTTCAGTGCAACAACATTTTGAAAGGATACATCTTCATCcctaatttatattttctgttacttTGATCACTATTGCTTATTATTATATATCCACTAAACAACAACCCTAGTGTTTAAAAATCCTACTGAAATGATACCATTAGAAGATATTTTTCACCTCAAGATGATTTCTtgcagtgaaaaattattttctacatttctttaGACTTGTGGGGTGCTAATTAATTGGCAACTTTATTGGCACTGTGCTGAACTATCAGTGTCGCTCTTCAATGTGACATCTTTCACTCCTGCTTAAACAACCAGGACCTACATACTTTATCCTTTGCCAGTACAGGACTTCTTTCTAAACTTCTGCAGGATTACCTCATTATCCTTCTTTGCATCCCTCTGTACAACTTTTCTTCACTATGACACACGCAGGAAAGTAAAGTGCATGCATACAAGTActtgtatatacatacatgtaagCTAAAAGTATCATCTTTTTGCTCTGTGATTGTACTATGCCTTGCGCTGTGGAGTACTTCTCAAAATTCTAGCTTGTTAGCACaaaaattctaataaaataaataattatgaaCCGGCAGGTTTTATATGCTTGAATGAGAATGAGAACACGTAAAACTGTTTTCCCAACCTTCCTGGAGTATTTATCACACTTCAATACACTCTGGGAAATGAAATTTATCATGgaattccttattaaaaaaaataaaattaactgactacctcctttttgtctttctctggcTCTGTTTCTTAAGTCAGAAGTCAAGAGTCAAGTTACTGTTGGCTGATACTCTTTTTCAACACAGGACCCCAATCAAAGTTCAGTTATGCAATTAAGAAAGCTCATTAAAGTTATTAGTTAATAGTTCTGTGTGATCTCACCCCAAACAGCcatctctgctgctttgaaaTGCAAATCACTTTGCATAAAGTTCTGCAGCTTTGAATCTACCCGTAAATGCCTTACAAGAATGTGTACGTATCAGTACCCTGTAGCTTTTAAATTGAAGAagtatactaaaaaaaaaatataaagcaacCACATCCTCCCTCAGAATACTGTGCAATTCTGAATATCATAGATAGGACTGTATCAAGCCATGCAAATGTGCTATATATTGTAtcacttttccctctctctcagaCTCATTTTGAAGCCTTTCTGGCTAAAAGAATGCATTTGACCaggttcttttccttttccaatttGTTGCTCCAGTACTGCATAGGACCAGGCCTTAGACAAAAAAAGATAATCAGAAGATCTGTTTCTCTCATTAGCTGCATGTTTGATGCTCAAACTTGGCAGATTCAATCtcacctttccctccccttctcccggcctttaaaacaattaaaaaaatccagtggatCATATGAGAGATGATAAGTTTGTCCAATGTTGAAgtcatttaatattttctcttctaagATTCCCTTTTCAAATACATAACTGTATTAAATAAACTTTCTAGGATGAACCGTTGCATGACAGGTATCTGGCTAGTACTGATTATTCAACTAAACACCACCAGCTAATCTTGAGAACCAGGTGAAGTCCCTGTTTTAGAGGTGTTTTAAACGGTATCTGTTCTTCACATTGTTCAAGACATAAGGCATCCAGATGTTTATTTTATAACCCTGTGCTCAGGGAAAGTAAATTGTTCTTcctctgtaacttttttttctttctcctcttgctCGCTGACTGTTAGGATTCTTATGTTTTGGAGCAGGCAACAGATACTGAGGAGTGTGAAGAGTCCTGTCTTTGCCATTACTGTCAGCATCTGTCACATTTCAGCAAACAGTAAGCCACAATCTTTGCTCAAACCTTTGCCACATAACACCTTTGCTCATCTGCTCAGTAGACAGTTACTGAATATGAGTGGCTAAATCTACTGCAGATTTTACCTGTGTGATGCAAACTTATGACCAGCTCAGTGTGGTTTGGGAAGGTTTTTACTCATAACCTTATCTCTCAACTACCTATTGCAATTATTTTGGAAGAGCAACTGATCTGGCTTTCCTGCACTCTCCTGTGATGCTGAACCAGACCAGGTAAGGGAGGGTGAGGAGTCCTTGCTGCTGGACTGCACCAAGTTGGCAATGATGGGAAGTTTTGCGCAGGGGATGGATGTGAACAGGCTGGGAAGATGACAAACTGAGATGGTTTTAGGGACAGccaaagagaaacatgaaaatattagACATTTGGGAATGTTCTTACAGCAAGACACAAGGCGACAAGGAGGATGAATGAAATCCCGACTGTGCTATTTTCTGACAATCCCACCATATGATCTTTCGATTTAACACCCCATGTGTGGCAAAGGCTTTGCCCCACCAGGTCTTGTGCCAGGAAATTTTCTAAGCTTAGTGTCTTGATCCCAAGCTCTATCACAGGCCAAGTCAACCCTGCCTATACACTCCTCAAaggaggatttttctttaaatgagagcGTCTCAGAAATTATTGAAGTGAACTATGGTGTACTAACTTACCTGTCTCTTTAGTCAAGCTTTTCTGGCttatgcagagattttttttctccatcccttcatTGATCTCGTTAACATCTCAGTGTTTAAACAAACTGCAAAGCATTAAGTAGCTGTCTATCTGCATTTCAATAATTAATAGATTGGAAGAAAACTTGAatagcagcagaagcagcaccaaCAACAGTCTGCCAATTCACTGAATCAGAAACAAAGTTCTGATTCAATTATTCTACAGTCCTGGGATCATTCTCTACTACTAAGTCATCAGGAAAAGCTTCATCGGCTAACACCAACTCAGAAACCATAGTTGAGAtgcatttgttttcagaagaaacagTACTTGTTTCCAGTGGTACCATGGTTATACTTCTAATTCTAAGACCCAGAATAGCATCCTGTTATAACGGACAtgatacagaaatgcaaaaaaagaaaactaacaaacaaacaagcaaacaaaaccccctatCACCAGAGAAAACTTTGAACGGCTTATCCACTAGTATTATTATAAGACTGGTTAAAATCTTTGTACTCGGTGCTATAAAACTAGACAACAGGGTTTCGTTTTTACCCCTAATGCTTAGGTTATTCTTTGAATCAAAGTGAAAGAAGCAAGTGTGCCAAACAACAGAAGGTAAGAAAATCATAATGATAAATTCATATGATTATACAAATTACTTGTACAAGGCTTAGAAATCCAGATCATCTGAAATTAAGCAAAGAGATGAAGCCACCAGTACACCTTCTGTTTCTAACCCAATGTTTTTAAGATTGATTTGCCAATTTCTTGCAGTTGTCACAGAGAAAATgaatctcaggaagaaatttgaaggaaaagttAATACACCTTAAGGATTATCTCACAGGAGACATTCCATGCATAAatagcaggaaaagaaagtggaGATATTTGCACGAATTGTAGACAAAATGACATTCCCACTGACATTGTTGGCAAGTGGAAGGGAAAGAGGTTTACAAAAAGCTTATATGAACAATTATGTGAAGGGTTGCAAAAGAGGCTTGGAGGTGAagtaaaattcagatttttttgcaTGGTTTAATGATAAAGTCAACCATTTAGGGAAGGTAACACTACCATCATACTCATACAATTCGCTACCTCATAAAAATTGCAAACATTTGCATAGAAACAGTTTTTGAAGAAGAATTCTTATTTGAATAAATTAGTGAAATACTGTGAATAGCACATCTTTTCTGATGTCTATTTCCTCCAAATGTGGAAGCAAATTTTTGAAAGGTGAAATTCTTCAAAATATCTTCTGCCAAGTTGTTCACTCATGTCTAGTAAATGGTATCCCTATTTTACTGGTGAAAAGTGATGTCACTAAGAGGTAAATATTCAGTGT is a genomic window containing:
- the LINGO2 gene encoding leucine-rich repeat and immunoglobulin-like domain-containing nogo receptor-interacting protein 2; this encodes MIKYSILTSLSGKKICMVKRKYWTFKSIKQARDGGLDWISGVMRHTAVSCWQPFLGLAVLLVFMGPTIGCPARCECSAQNKSVSCHRRRLMSIPEGIPIETKILDLSKNRLKSVNPEEFTSYPLLEEIDLSDNIVANVEPGAFNNLFNLRSLRLKGNRLKLVPLGVFTGLSNLTKLDISENKIVILLDYMFQDLHNLKSLEVGDNDLVYISHRAFSGLLSLEQLTLERCNLTAVPTEALSHLHNLISLHLKQLNINALPAYAFKRLFRLKDLEIDAWPLLDMLPANSLYGLNLTSLSITNTNLSAVPYSAFKHLVYLTHLNLSYNPISTIEAGMLSDLVRLQELHMVGAQLRTIEPHAFQGLRFLRVLNVSQNLLETLEENVFHSPKSLEVLCINNNPLACDCRLLWILQRQPTLQFGGQPPMCAGPDSVKERSFKDFHSTALSFYFTCKKPKIQDKKLQYLVVEEGQTVQLICNADGDPQPTISWVTPRRRLITTKSNGRATVLGDGTLEIRFAQDQDTGIYVCIASNAAGNDTYSASLTVKGFTSDRFLYANRTPMYMTDSNDTSSNGTNANTFSLDLKTILVSTAMGCFTFLGVVLFCFLLLFVWSRGKGKHKTSIDLEYVPRKNNGAVVEGEVAGPRRFNMKMI